The window AGAGAGCACGCGCTCACCGTCCCACGCTTCCGCAAGGAGGACCCTCCACGCCATGCTCTCCTCGCCGCCAATGGCGACATCCTGCGTGGCGTGATCGAAGCCGCCACGGCAGACCACTTCGCCGTACGCTCCGGCCTCGAAAACATCCAGGTTCCCCGCGATCGGGTCAAAGCCGCTGTCTGGCTCGTCAAGCCTTTCGACGACATCAATGCCGCCTTCGAAGCACGTGATAAGGAGCAATCACCACCCCTCATCACCCACTGGCTGCTGCTCAACAATGGCGGCCGCCTCGGCCTCAAAGTCACCCGCTTTGCCGAAGATTCCGTCTTCGGCACCAGCCCCCTTCTCGGAGAGTGCCACGTGCCTCTCCCACAGATTCATGGCATCCGCAGCACCACGCCTCCTGACAGCTCCGCCATGCTCGCCCTCCGCGACTGGAAGCTCAAATTCGCCCCGGAGCCCGTCCTTCCAGAGTCTGGCGGCCAGAGCTCCCCGCTGCTCAATCAGGAGGCCAAGCCCTTCAAGCTCCCCCTCCTCTCAGGCGGCGACTTCGATCTCTCCCAGGAAAAGGGCAAGGTCATCGTCCTCGACTTCTGGGCCACCTGGTGCGGCCCCTGCATCAAGTCTCTCCCCCAGTTGATCGACTCCATGTCCCCCTTCGATTCAAAGCTGGTCCGCTTCATCGGCGTCAATCAGGCCGAAGACAAGGAAACCGTGAAAGCCTTTCTCGAAACTCGCGGCTGGACGTTCGAAGTCGCTCTCGATGCCGCCCAGCGCGTCGGCCAGAGCTTCGGCGTCGAAGGCATCCCCCACACCGTTGTCATCGGTCCCGATGGCAGGATCGCCTACATCAAAACCGGCTACGAGTCAGACGGCGCGGAAAAGATCGCCCAAGCCGTGAAGAAGCTCCTCAAAAAATAGCTTCTCTTTCAAATGAAACAGGCGCGGCTTCCAACATAAGCCGCGCCTGTCGTTTGTTGATGTTCTGCCATTCTCTCCGCCGCAGCTCAGATGATCCGAAGCTCATCCTCGCACAGCGGCGGAGAGGCACACACGGCTAGAAATTCGCCCGGATGCCAGCCTTCGCATACTGCGTCGTCTGGCTGCCGTAGTGGCCTTCGTAGCCCAGGTAGCCCGTCAGCGTCTTCGTGATGTCATACCCTGCGTTCAGCTGCACCACGCCCTGCGTGCTGCCCGTCTTCGCAAAGTTCATCCCGTAGCTCGCTGATGGCACCGTCGCCACGCTCAGCCCCATCTGACTCTTCGTGTTGATGAAGTACTGCTGCACCGAGGCCGCCAGTTCCACGTTCAGCGCATGACCGCCGAGGTCCGTGCTCCACAGCGCAGACACGCCCGCTTCTCCCATGAACCGGTTGTTGTTGTACCCGCCCACGTTGAGTGCGTCGATCGCTCCGCTTTCCGTAAAGCCTGCCACATGCGAGTGCGAATAGCTCAGCGACACACGCGGTGCTATCGACACACCGCCCACTCGCCAGCCCTTGTACTGCACACCCAGGAAGCCCACGTAGCTCGTCACGTCCGTGCCGCCCTTCACCGTGCCGTTCACCGTCTGGCGCGTCGTGTCCATGTTCTGCTCGTTGAAGCCAAAGCTGCCAAAGAACGTAAAGCTCTTCGCCACCACATAGCGGCCAAACGCCATCACTCCCCAGCCATCAGACTTCGCACTGCCCAGCGCAGCCTTGATGCTGCCCTGGCTGCCGCTGCCAGCGATGCCAAACACATAGTCCTCCGATGCCAGCAGGTTCACTCCTGCATAGTAGTCATTGCGTGTTCCCTTGGCTGCATCAGCAGTGTTCAGGTTCGCATACGTGTAGCCTGTGAAGAATGACAGCACCTCAGGCACCTGGCTCAGGCGGTCTTCGTCCAGCTGGCTCGGCACATAGCTCATCGGAGACACACGGTCCTGCACGCTGCGCACCAGCACCTGGTTGCCCATGAAAGCATAGTCGGCCAGGGAGCCGTAGTACTCAGGTGTGTAGCGTGCCAGATCGGCGGAGGAGCCACCCGTCGCATCGGTGATCTGCAGCGCCAGTCTGCCCGCCGTGGTGGACGAGTCGATCTGGTTCTGTCCCACCCACGCTGCATTGAAGATCGCCGCCGCAGCCGCACGTTGATTCGCCGTGCTGCCGAGATCTGCAATCGTGTTCGTCGTGCTGTTCAGGCCCGTCGCAGTCATGGCTCCTGTGTTCACGTCGAACACAAAGCCCGCCGAGTCCGGATTCACCGGACCGCTGCCAGTCGGGTCAAACGTCACCGTCGTGAAAGTGCCCGTCAGATGATTGATCGGCACCGCGCCGCCAGGACCGGAGATGATCTGGAAGGAGTCGCCCTGTTTCGGGATGAATCCACTATAGCCGCTCACATTCAGCGTTCCGCCGATGGTTAGCGTCGCACCTGCGGCGATCTGCACCTGGTCAAAGTCCGTGCCGCCCACGCCGCCGAGTCCGGCCAGCTGTGCATTATACGTGCCAGTCAGCGCCGGGCTGAGGCCAAAGCCGGTCATGTTCAGCACCCCCGGCGAGAAACCAGGAGATACCGTACCCAGGATAATCACATTACCCGTGCCGATGAACGTGATGTTCCCCGAGATGGTCGATCCCGCCGGCAGGATGAAGTCATGGTTGCCGATGTTGATCACGCCGCCAGTCCTGTCCAGGCTGGTCAGTGTGGTGAAGTTGATCGTCCCGCCGCCGCTCAGATCCAGCACGCTGCCGTTGGCAATCGTGATTGTCGTGCTGTTCAGCGTCGCTCCGCTGCCGATGATCAGCCCGTTGTCGATCTCCGTGTTCTGCGTCGTCGTCGTGCCGCTTCCCAGCGTCAGCGAGCCGCCGCCACCACCACCGCCACCGATGGTGAGGTTCGTGGTGGGTGCATCAATCACACCGGTAAAGCTGCCGCCGTTGGACACGATCAGCTGGTTGCCGTTTGTGCGCACCGTTCCGGAGCCCAGCAGCGTCTGGATCGTCTCCGCACCGCTGGTGTAGTTCAGGTTCAGTATCCCGTTCACCGTCACAGTGGCAGTGTTTAAGATCAGCTCAGGCGCATTCAGGTTCAGTGTGCTCAGCGCGTTGATCACCACATTCGCTGCGGCACTTGTCGCATTCAGGTTCACCAGGCCGTTCGTCGTCAGCGTGCCGCTGCCCAGGCTCGTGTTCACCACCGAGCCGTCGTTCAGGTTGTAGGTCAGCGCGTTCAGCTTGCCCGGGCCGTTGATCGTTCCCGCACTCGTGTAGGTGTTCACCGTGTCATCCGTGTTGCCAAGGTTGATCGTGCCGTTGTTGTACAGGTTCGCCGCAGAGGAAAGTCCGCCCGCCTTGCTGTCCATGATCACACCTGCAGCCACGTTCACCGTCTTGCTCTCCAGGCTGCCACTCAGGTCGATGTTGCCTCCGTTGAAGTTCGTCGTTCCTGTGTAGGTGTTTGCGCCAGACAGCGTCAGCTTCCCGCTTCCAGTCTTGCTCAAGATCGAGGAATCCGCACCGCTGATCACACCCGAGAAAACGGTGTCCACATTCGAGTACGTCGCCAGCGTGTTGGACTGCAGGTCGATGCTGCCTGCTCCGGAGATGCTGCTCAGCGTCTCGTTGCCGCCCAGACGGAAGGTCGCGCCAGAGGCCACGATCAGATCCGAGAGGTTGTCGATCCGCTCGTTGCCGGAGGTTTCCAGCGTGCCCGCATTCACCGTCGTGTCACCTGTGTAGGTGTTCGCTCCGGAGAGCGTCAGCTTGCCGCTGCCCTGCTTCGTCAGAGAGCCGCCCGTTCCACCCGCGATGCCGCCATCGCTGATCACACCCGCCATCAGCGTGTTCGTGCTGTCGCCCACCGTCAGATTCTTCGCACCCAGAAACGCCTGGCTGCCCGCCACTCCTGCGATAGACGCGATTGTCTCACCCACGGCAGTGATGCCAGAAATGTCAAACACACCCGTGGAGCTGGTGATGTTCACCGCGCTCAGATCAGACAGTGCGCCATCGCCAGACAGTGCCAAAGTGCCGCCGGAGATCGTCGTCGCTCCAGTGTAAGTGTCAGCCGCCGTGAAGGTCATCGTACCGCTGCCCGTTTTGGTAAACGATCCGCCTGTTCCGCTGATCACACCCGCCACCGTCGTATCGGTGCTGGTGCCTGCAGTCAGGTTCTTCGCGCCCAGCACCACGGCGGAGCCGGCCACGCTGGAAAGCGCCGCCACCGTCTCGCCGCTCGCGCTCTTCGCGGAAATGTCCAGCACGCTGCTGCTGTCGGTCAGGCTCACATCACTGCTGTCTGCCAGCGATCCGTTGCCGGAGAGCGCCAGAGTGCCTCCGCTGATCGTCGTCGCACCTGTGTAGGTGTTTGCTGCGGTCAGCGTCAGCTTGCCGCTGCCAGTCTTGGTAAAGGAGCCGCCGCTCCCGCTGATCACGCCCGCCATCGTCGTGTCGCTCGATCCTCCTGCCGTCAGCTTCTTGCTGCCCAGCACAGCCTTGGATCCGCTCACACCCGAGATCGAGCCAACCGTCTCGCCGCTCGCGCTGATGCCCGAGATGTCAAACGTGCTGCTCGCACCCGTGAGGTTCACCGCAGACGTATCCGCCAGCGCACCGCTGCCAGTCAGCGCCAAAGTGCCGTTGCTGATCGTCGTGCCACCCGTGTAGGTGTTCGCCGCTGTCAGTGTCAGTGTGCCTCCGCCCTGCTTCGTCAGAGAGCCGCCGGTTCCACCATAGATGCCGCCATCGCTGATCACACCCGCCACCGTCGTGTTGTTGCTGTCACCCACCGTCAGGTTCTTCGCACCCAGGCTCACCGTGGTGCTCGTCCCTGCGCTGATCGAAGCCAGCGTCTGCCCCGTGGCGATCAGCCCCGAGATATCAAAGCTCGTTCCATTCGCCAGAGTCAGCGCCATCGTGTTCACCAGAGAGCCCGCGGAAGCCAGCGCCAGTCCGCCGCCGTTCACCGTTGTCGTGCCGGTGTATGCGTTCGCGCCCGTCAGCACCACGGTGCCTTTGTGCGTCGCATCACCCAGCGTCAGAGATCCGCTGGAGATCACTCCGCCCAGCACTGCATAGTCCACGTTCGCGGTCGTGCCGCTCAGCGTGGCGTCATTCGCCATCACCAGGATCGTGCGGTTGTCATTGTTCAGGTTGATGTTGTTTTGAAACAACACCTTGTTCGTCGCATAAACAGACCCAAACACCAGCGCGTTGTTGTTCGGCACAAAGCTGTTCGCGGCCCACTTCATCGTCTGGCCGTTGCTCAGGTTCACTGTCAGGTCACCGTTCACCGCGGCAAAACCACCGCTCCCCGTCCACTGCAGCCGGTTGCTTTGCGTTCCCACAAAACGCGTGATGCTCCCCTCCGTCCCGTCCGCCATCAGCACCGCATCAGACGTCGGCGTTCCGGCGATGTTGATGTTGCTGTCCCAGTAGATGCCTGTGCCGTCAGTCGCTTGCAGCGTGCCACCCTGGATGATCGTCTGCCCGGAGTACACATTCGCTCCGTTGAACTGCACCAGCCCGCTCTGGATGTACACATCCGCACCAGACCCCGAGGGAATCCTGCTTGTACCGCCGGAGGGGATGATCGAGGACGCGCTGTCATCCGCGATCGACGTGTTGTACGGGTTCCCGTTGAAGGTGATCTTGTTCCCTGCACCCGGGTCCAGCCTCAGAGTGGCTCCCTTCATCAAAAAGATGTCTGTGCCCACGCCGATGCCGCTCGCGCCGTCCGTCGCATTGTTTCCTGTTCCGTTCTGCCCTTGTCCGCCACGGGCGCCATTGTTGTCAAACAAAGCATTGCCTGTGATATGCAGCGTCGCTCCATTCCGCACAAAGATCGCTCCACCAAAACCTGAGCCGCCTGCGCCGCCGCCAGACAAAGTGTTGTACCCGCTGCCGCTGGCTCCGGCACCACCGCCAAAGCCTCCGGCTCCCCCGGTGCCCCCGCTGCCGTCCAGGCCGTTCGGGCGGCTGCCGGAAAGCTCGCTCCATCCGGAAAAGCTCGGCGTCGGATTCGTCACCGTCGTCACTGCCGGGTGGTACGTTCCGTTCACCATGCGGTCAGTGTAAAAGGACGCTGTCGTATTATAGTTTGCCCCGAGCGGATTGGTGTTCTGCACCGGATTCCCCTGGTCATCCTGCCCGGCGTAGCGCTGCACCTGGTCATAGTAGCCAGGTGTCGTGCTCACAGAGCCTTGGTCACCCGTCACCGGCACCAGTGCTGCTGGCAGTCCCCAAGTCGCACCCGCACCGCCCGTGCCGCCATTTCCACCTGCACCACCACCGGCTCCAAATCCGCCCATGCCGCCGGAGCCACCAGAGCCGGCGTCACCACCGGCCGCACCACCCACCCCCGCCAGCAGGGAGCCAAATCCAGGCTGTCCTCCTGAGCCCCCGTCGCCACCACTGCCGCCGGGTGCACCACCAAAGCCAAAACCGCTGCTCCCACCCTGGCCGCCGGAACCCGCCGTGCCACCATACCCGATCTGGCCGGTCGCCAGCGCGGTATCAAACGACACCACTGCGGCGATCGCAGACGCCAGATTGATCACTTTCACGGCCACGTCGGCTGCGTCACCTGCCGCCACATTTGCGGTCAGCGGGTTCGCTGCATCAGCCGCGGTTTGGGTGGTTCCCGCCGTCAGGTCGATCGTCGCCGCCACCACAGCCGCCAGGAGCAGCGGACTGCTGCTGCCCCCGTGCGTGCCGTCACTGCCATTTCCACCTGCTCCACCATAGCCCACCGTGCTGTTCGCTCCGTTGCCACCTCGGCTGCCATTGGCCCCGTTGATGTCCGCCAGCATGTCATACGGGGGGGTGTAGCCATTGCTGCCGGAGTTCGCTGCACTGCCGGTGTTGAAAAGATTGTTCAGGGAGCCTCCATACTGCCCCACTCCTCCATTCCCCCCCTGCACGTTGTTCGACAGGAAGTTCACATTGTTCAGTGTCACCGTCGCGCCAGTGTTGATGAACAGCGCTCCCCCCATCCCAGCCCCACCCCCGCTGCCGTCCCCGCCACGGGTCGAGAAGTTCTGCAGCGTCACGTTGCTGATGTTCAGGGAACCCGAACTCACAAAGTAGCCAGTCCCGCTGTTCCCATCTATGATGCCATTGCTGTCCGCATTGGCGCTGGTGATGGTGTTCGTGCCGTTCAGGATCGTCCCTGGAAGGACATCAGCCACCGTTTTGGGCGGTAGCGCTAGGTGCAGTGACAAAACCGCAGCAAGCACTGCTTGCGGGATTTTTTTATAATGCGAGTGTTTTCGTTTCATGCGCAGTGTTTGAACTTGTGACTATGTCAATTATTGACATTATGATTGTTCTAACAGATGCGTATAAATGTAAAATTCATCATCCCGTAAGGCTTAGCTTACCTAACAGTCGGGAAGGCAATAGCTTCGTGCTCGGTTGGATTTGAGCCAAAACTCAATCAATCAATTCATTATGAATTGATTATGACACACCTTATTTTCAGCCCGCCATCCCACATGTGGCGCTGCTCTTGCCCTAAATAGCTTACCCCCAACCCCTTAAATTCTAATAAATACAAAGAAACAGGCGCGACCCCCATGAAAAGATCGCGCCTGCGTTGATCAAAGCAATTCGAGACTTTCTTCAGCACCCGCCGGATGGAGATCAGCTTCCACCCTAGGCTGATGCTGAAGTTTCTTCAAACCACTTAGAAATTAGCCCGGATGCCAGCCTTCGCATACTGCGTCGTCTGGCTGCCATAGTGGCCTTCGTAGCCCAGGTAGCCCGTCAGCACCTTCGTGATGTCATACCCTGCGTTCAGCTGTAGCACGGCCTGCGTGCTGCCCACCTTCGCAAAGTTCATCCCGTAGTTCGCCGTCGGCACCGTCGCCACGCTCAGCCCCATCTGGCTCTTCGTGTTCACCAGATACTGCTGCACCGAGGCAGCCAGTTCCACGTTCAGCCCATGTCCACCGATGTCCGTGCTCCACAGCGCGGAGGCACCAGCTTCGGCCACAAAGCGATTGTCGTGATAGCCGCTCACATTCAGTGCATCGACTGCTCCCGTTTCCGAGAAGCCGCCCACGCTCGTGTGAGAGTAGCTCAGCGACACACGTGGTGCTATCGACACACCACCCACTCGCCAGCCCTTGTACTGCACACCCAGGAAGCCCACGTAGCTGGACACATCCGTGCCGCCCTTCACCGTGCCGTTCACCGTCTGGCGCGTCGTGTCCATCGTCTGCTCGTTGAAGCCGAAGCTGCCAAAGAACGTGAAGCTCTTCGCCACCACATAGCGGCCAAATGCCATCAATCCCCAGCCATCAGACTTCGCACTGCCCAGCGCAGCCTTGATGCTGCCGGAGCTGCCGCTGCCCGCGATGCCAAACACATAATCCTCAGACGCCAGCAGGTTCACTCCTGCATAGTAGTCATTGCGTGTTCCCTTGGCTGCATCTGCAGTGTTCAGGTTCGCATACGTGTAGCCCGTGAAGAACGACATCACCTCAGGCACCTGGCTCAGGCGGTCTTCGTCCAGCTGGCTCGGCACATAGCTCATCGGGGACACACGGTCCTGCACGCTGCGCACCAGCACCTGGTTGCCCATGAAGGCATAGTCAGAGAGGGAGCCATAATACTCAGGCGTGTAGCGCGCCAGGTCACCGGAGGCGCTGCCCGCAGCGTCCGTGATCTGCAGCGCCAGTCTGCCCGCCGTGGTGGACGAGTCGATCTGGTTCTGCCCCACCCAGGCTGCATTGAAGATCGCTGCAGCTGCGGCGCTCTGGTTTGAGTTGTTGCCCAGCTGAGAGATGGTGCTGTTTGCATCATTCAGGCCGGTGGCCGTCATCTTGCCGGTGTTCACATCAAACACCATGGCGGCGTTCACCACCGGAGCTCCAGGACCGGCGATGCCGTCGGCATCATAGGTCACCGTCGAGAAGGTTCCCGTGAGATGGTTGATCGGCACGGCACCGGCAGGGCCGGAGATGATCTGGAAGGACTCGCCCTGCTTCGGCATGAAGCCGCTGTAGTTAGCCACATTCAGCGCGTTGCTGATCGTCAGCGTTGCTCCAGTGGCCAGCTGCACCTGGTCAAAGTCCGTGCCGCCCACACCACCGGTTCCGGCAAGTTCAGCTTTGAACGCGCCGCCAAGGGAAGGGCTCAGGCCTGCAAGGGTCAGATCGATCACACCAGGAGAATGTCCTGGAGCAATGGTGCCCAGGATGATGACGTTGCCAGTGCCGACGAACTTGATGTCACCAGAAATCGTGGAACCCACCGGCACAATGAAATCATGGCTGCCGATGTTGATGATGCCAGGAGCACTGCCGCTAGGAGTCGTCAGCGTCGTGAAGGTGATCGTGCCACCGCTGCTGAGATCCAGCGTGCTGCCGTTGGAAATCGTGATCGTGCCGCTGTTGAGCGTCGCGCCGCTGCCGATGGTGAGACCGCTGTCAACGTTGGTGCTCTGCGTGGTGGTGGTGCCACCGCCCAGAGTCAAACCACCGCCGCCACCGCCACCGCCAGTACCACCACCTGTGCTAAGAGAAGAGCCGGGTGCGTCCAAGGTGCCTGTGAAGTTGCCGCCATCAGCCACGACAAGTGCATAGCCATTGGTATGGATGGTGCCTGAGCCAGACAGGGTCTGGAAGGTTGCTCCGCCACCATTGAGATTAAGAACACCGTTGACGTTAACTGACGCCGTGTGGGAGAGCAGATCAGCGCCGCCGAGGTTCAAAGTACCGCCGCTGTTCACCGTGACCAAGCTCGCTTCAGCAGACTGGTTCAGCGTGACATTGCCGTTAACAACGATGGTGCCGGTGCCAAGCTTGGCATCCAGGATGCTGCCGTCGTTCAGGTTGTAGGTCGTTGCCGTCAGAGTTGCCGTGCCTTTGATGTTTCCGCTGTTGTTCAGGGTGGTGATCGTGTCGTTAACGGATCCCAGGTTCAGCGTGCCGGCGTTCGTCACTGTCGAGACTGAGGCCAGACCGCCGTTTGTGCTGTTCAGCGTGGAGGTCGCGGACACATTGACAGTGTTGCTCGCCAGGCTGCCCGTCAGGTCCACTCTGCCGTTGTTGATGTTCGTGATGCCGGTGTACGTGCTTGCACCTTGCAGCACCACCGTGCCATCATGATTGGTATCGTTGATGTTAAACGAAGCTCCGCCCGTTGTATCCGAGATCTTGCCGCTCAGATAAACCGTGGATCCGGCTGGAGTGCCGTCAGCATTCGTGCCAGAAGCCGCGCTGGATGTCGTCGAAAGGACTGTCGCGTTGCCGCCTTTGAGATCCATGTTGTTCTGGAAGATGACATTGTTGGTCGCCTGATCGGCGCCAAACACCAATGCATTGCCGCTGGACACGAACCCGTTCTCTCCCCACTTCAGGGTCTGGTTGTTGCTGAGGTTCACCGTCAGATCTCCACCAACAGCAGCAAAACCGCCGCTGCCCGTCCACTGCACTCGATTGCTCTGTGCGCCGACGTAGCGTGTGAAGTCGGCAACAGTCCCGTCGGACATCAGCACCGCGTTGGAGGTCAGGCTGCCGGCAAAGTTGATGTTGCTGTCCCAGTAGATGCCTTCGCTATCGTTGGCCTGCAGTGTACCACCTTCGATCCTCGTCTGGCCGGAATACAGGTTCGCACCCACAAACTGAACGAGACCGCTCCGGATGACTACGTCCGCACCGCTGCCGGAAGGAGTGTCCGTAGGGCCACCCGAAGGAATGATGGAAGCCGCGGCGTCATCGGAAATGCCGGTCCCGTACGGGTTGCCGTTGAAGGTGATCACGTTTCCGGTGCTGTATTTGTCGGCGTCGAGAATGAGGGTGGCACCCTTCATCAAGAACAAGTCGGAACCTCCCCCGATGCCGCTCTGGCCAATGGTAGCACCACTCGACCGTGGCTGGCCGTTGCCACTGCGGATGCCGTTTCCATCAAACAAAGTGTTGCCCGTGATGGTGAGCGAGCCGCCAGTGCGAATGAAAATCGCGCCCCCAAAGCCATTGCCTCCCTCTCCACCGCCCTGGGGAGTGAGGTTATCGAGGCCGGTGGCACCCATGCCGCCGCCGAAGCCACCCATACCGCCAGGACCAGCTCCGCCCTGGCCGCCACCACCAGCAAGACCGGCAAAGGAGCTGCCCGGAGCGCCGCCGGCCCCACCATTGCCACCTCGGCCACCGCCAGCGCCGAAGCCACCGATACCACCAGGCCCGCCGTCACCGCCGCCGCCTCCTGAAGCACCACCGGCTCCATTGCCGCCATTGCCGCCATCACCGCCCCGGCCACCTCCATTAAAATCGCCGCCGTTGCCACCGACACCACCATTGCCACCATCACCACCAAAACCGACATAGCCAGCCTGATTCATGGCAATGTAAGCTGCCGCCTGCAATCCGTATGTCACCGCCTGGGCACTGCTCGAAGCCGCCTCCGCGCCCGATTTCGTGGCGCCAGCAGGTTCGGTGACAGGGTTGGAGGCTCCCAGGGCTTCAATCACCGCCCTGGCCGTGTAAAAGGCCGCCAGCGCCGTGTTGATCGGATCGATATCCCATCCATCACCGCCATTGCCGCCATTGCCACCATTGCCGCCAGCGACTTGGGGAGCGCCGTTGGCCCCGTTGGAGGCATGGAAGCCGTTGCCGCCATTGCCGTCATTCATGAAGATGCGGACGCCAAGGAAGGTGTCCAGAAACTCACGACCATCCGAGCCGTTGGCTGCCTTGGTGGTGTTGCTGAACAGGTTGTTCAGCGTGCCGCCGGTCGTTCCCACCCCCCCGTTGCCCCCAGCCGCATTGTTGGAGAGGAAGTTCACGTTGTTAAGCTCGACATTAGTACCCGAGTTAATGAACAACGCCCCGCCCATGCCCGCGCCACCGCCGCTGCCATCACCGCCTTTGACGGCGAAGTTTTGCAGAGTGACGTTGCTCAGGTTCAAATTTCCTGACTGCAGGAAAAAGCCGTTGCTGCCGTTGCCATTGATGATGGCACCTCCTCCGTCGTAGGTGTAGTTTACACCTGCTCCACCATTCATGATGTTGCCGTAGGTGGCGTCCACCGCGTAGGCGGGTTTCATAAACAGTGACAGCGATGTGATCGCCGCCAGCGCCGCTCGCGGCGCCTTACGGAATACTTTTCGGTATATGGGATGTTGTGTTTTCATGGGTATGCACGGAGTCGTGCATCCGGCATCCACAGCTTCCCGGCCCATGTGTTACCTCACAGGTGAAGAAAATTTTACTTCACCGCAGATTTTTCCTTCGCCAGCTCCTTTTCCGCCCTGGCAAGCCTCTTTCTCGCCTTGGGCAGGGCTATCCCGCTCAACTGGGGTTTCGCATCGCCGGCCGTTTCCAGTCCCAGGATGGCTTTCTTCAGCAGCGGCACGGCCTCGGCAGGTTTGTTCTGGTCTGTCAGCTCATCCGCCAGATTGGAGAGGTCGGCATAGTGCTGCACGTCCTCCGGCTGGTGTTTCTGCATCACTTGCACCAGGTCTCGCAGGATGCGCTCCGCGTTCACATGATCATTGCGGGCGGCATAGGCTTTTGCCAGCTCGCGCATCACCCCGTCAGCATCAGCGGGCAGGCCTCCGTTCTCTGTTCGCACCCGCTG is drawn from Prosthecobacter vanneervenii and contains these coding sequences:
- a CDS encoding autotransporter outer membrane beta-barrel domain-containing protein — translated: MKPAYAVDATYGNIMNGGAGVNYTYDGGGAIINGNGSNGFFLQSGNLNLSNVTLQNFAVKGGDGSGGGAGMGGALFINSGTNVELNNVNFLSNNAAGGNGGVGTTGGTLNNLFSNTTKAANGSDGREFLDTFLGVRIFMNDGNGGNGFHASNGANGAPQVAGGNGGNGGNGGDGWDIDPINTALAAFYTARAVIEALGASNPVTEPAGATKSGAEAASSSAQAVTYGLQAAAYIAMNQAGYVGFGGDGGNGGVGGNGGDFNGGGRGGDGGNGGNGAGGASGGGGGDGGPGGIGGFGAGGGRGGNGGAGGAPGSSFAGLAGGGGQGGAGPGGMGGFGGGMGATGLDNLTPQGGGEGGNGFGGAIFIRTGGSLTITGNTLFDGNGIRSGNGQPRSSGATIGQSGIGGGSDLFLMKGATLILDADKYSTGNVITFNGNPYGTGISDDAAASIIPSGGPTDTPSGSGADVVIRSGLVQFVGANLYSGQTRIEGGTLQANDSEGIYWDSNINFAGSLTSNAVLMSDGTVADFTRYVGAQSNRVQWTGSGGFAAVGGDLTVNLSNNQTLKWGENGFVSSGNALVFGADQATNNVIFQNNMDLKGGNATVLSTTSSAASGTNADGTPAGSTVYLSGKISDTTGGASFNINDTNHDGTVVLQGASTYTGITNINNGRVDLTGSLASNTVNVSATSTLNSTNGGLASVSTVTNAGTLNLGSVNDTITTLNNSGNIKGTATLTATTYNLNDGSILDAKLGTGTIVVNGNVTLNQSAEASLVTVNSGGTLNLGGADLLSHTASVNVNGVLNLNGGGATFQTLSGSGTIHTNGYALVVADGGNFTGTLDAPGSSLSTGGGTGGGGGGGGLTLGGGTTTTQSTNVDSGLTIGSGATLNSGTITISNGSTLDLSSGGTITFTTLTTPSGSAPGIINIGSHDFIVPVGSTISGDIKFVGTGNVIILGTIAPGHSPGVIDLTLAGLSPSLGGAFKAELAGTGGVGGTDFDQVQLATGATLTISNALNVANYSGFMPKQGESFQIISGPAGAVPINHLTGTFSTVTYDADGIAGPGAPVVNAAMVFDVNTGKMTATGLNDANSTISQLGNNSNQSAAAAAIFNAAWVGQNQIDSSTTAGRLALQITDAAGSASGDLARYTPEYYGSLSDYAFMGNQVLVRSVQDRVSPMSYVPSQLDEDRLSQVPEVMSFFTGYTYANLNTADAAKGTRNDYYAGVNLLASEDYVFGIAGSGSSGSIKAALGSAKSDGWGLMAFGRYVVAKSFTFFGSFGFNEQTMDTTRQTVNGTVKGGTDVSSYVGFLGVQYKGWRVGGVSIAPRVSLSYSHTSVGGFSETGAVDALNVSGYHDNRFVAEAGASALWSTDIGGHGLNVELAASVQQYLVNTKSQMGLSVATVPTANYGMNFAKVGSTQAVLQLNAGYDITKVLTGYLGYEGHYGSQTTQYAKAGIRANF